CGGTGTAACGGTAGCCCCCGGAGGAAAAGAGGGCGGACAATGAGGCCAGGGCATGCTCCAGATCCTCCAGGCCTACCTTTGAGTAGGGATGATCCGGCCTCTCCTCTATCAACCGGCCGAGAGCGGAAAATGGGTCCTCCTCGATCTCCATGCTCTCCTCAGGGTAGTACCCGAGCAGGTCTATCCCACCCGGGGAGACATGGATCATTCCCATGCCCTTTGCCAGTATCAGCGTCCTGAGGCCGCAATCGGCCGCTGTCTTTGCGGCCATGAGCCCGGAAAGTCCGGCGCCGATTACAATGACATCGTGTTTCATCCTACCTCCCCGAAAGTCTCGCCGGCCCCTTCTTCTCAAGGCCGAATATCCCGATGTAGATTTCTTCGGCCACCTGCTCCTCCCTGAGTTGGTCGCCCTCCACCACGGGCCTCACACCCTTCCACCGACGCTCCAAGAAATCCTTCAACATCTCATCCGGAAACCCTTCCCCGGCCCCGCCCGCCTCCAGCAGAGTGCCGAGGCTCCTGTACGCGCAGAAGGCCCCCTGGCAGGGACCGGTCCCCATGCGCGTCAGCATCCGAATATCGTTCAAATCAGAGGCCCCGTCCTCGATCACCGCCTTCTCTATCTCTCTCCGGGTGACAAGCTCGCACTCGCAGAGAATCAGATCCTTCCCCGGATCCTTTCTTTCTTCCGGGGAGGTCTTTCTCAACCGCTCCGCCAGGCTGACAAAACCGTGCTTCCTGGAACCCGGGAGGGGTTCGAGGTGGGTCGCACAGGAGGCGGTAACGCCGAGTTTCTCGCAGGCCGCATCCACGGCCTTCTCGGCCATCAGCCTGTAGGTGGCCATCTTGCCGCCGACGATGCTCAGAAGTCCCCGGACCCCTTGCTCCTCTTCATGGTCGATGACGACAAATCCCCTGCTCACCTGTCGATCGTTCTTCACGCCAGCCTGCATGAAAAGGGGACGCACCCCGGCATAGGCCCGGATGAGCCTCGCCAAGCCCACAGAGGGAATCATCCTGGCGGTCTCCTCCAGCAGGAGTCTGACCTCATCGGGCTCGACTGTGAGCCGATCCAGGTCTTCCACCTGGATCGACGTGGTGCCGATCAGACCCGTGGTCTCGTTCGGGACGATTATGTCTCCATCCGAGGGGGGCCGGCACCTGTTGACCACGGTCTCTGTCAGCCGCCTGCTCGTTACCAGGATGCTTCCCTTTGAGTAGACAAGGGGAATCGAAAGTCCGAGGCTGCGGACCACCTGGCCGGCCCAGGCACCCGCGGCATTGATGACGAATCCGGAAAAGGCTTCGAAGACCTCTCCTGTCCTGACATGGGTGCCCCGGACACCCCTCACCCTTCCTCCCTCGGCAAGCAGGCTATCCACCCTCGCATGGGTAATGATCGTCCCGCCGTGAATTTGAGCCGCCCTGGCGTTTTCCGCCGCGAGGGTGAAGGGATTGATCGAACCGTCAGGAACCCTTACAGCACCGATCAACTCGCCCGAGAGACTCGGCTCGAGGGCAAGAGCCTCCTCAGGGGAGAGTCGCTCCACCGGTATGCCCACGGCGCCGCAGGCCGAGATAAACCGCTCCTGGTATTCCAATCCATCCTCGGGGAGGGAGACGAAAAGACCCTCTGTCTCCTCGACGCAGCTTGCGGCTATTTCCCTCAGGATCCTGTTCTCCTGGTAACACTCCTTTGCAGACGGGGGGTCGGAAACCACGTAGCGGCAGCCGCTGTGAAGGAGTCCCTGGCAGGCCCCCGTGGCCCCACTGGCAAGGTCGCTCTTCTCAAGAACCAGGCAGCTCAATCCCCTGAGGCCGAGGTCCCGGGCGATACCGGTACCTGTTGATCCACCTCCGATAACGATGACGTCGGCTTCGAGCACCATCTCGGATTCCCTCTGTCGGCACAAAAAAATCCTGATAGTCCTGCGCCCCAAAACCCGGTGCGCCTCCTATCAGGACTCTCTCTTTTGTCTCTGTCCTGTAAAGATATAACAAGACGCGAAGGGCTTTGTCAAGTGGCCGCCTTCACCCTATGCGCTCTCTATCTTCACTTGGTCCGACCCAGACCATTTGCCGGCGGTATCATTCCTCCGCCTTGCCCAAGAGCCTGCCCTGACAGGAGGAGACCGGAACACCTGGAAGGTCACAGCAGGTGGTAGCTCGTGGTCGATATCGCCACAGCCCCTGAAGCAAGGATCTCTTCCACCTCACGCTCTTCCGTTATCAACCCGCCGGCGATGACCGGGGTGGATGTTCTCGCCCGGATCGCGTTCATGATCTTGGGCACGATCAAACCCGGCAGGATCTCGACTGCATCGGGTCTCGAGTTCACCACCACGTTCAGGCCTCCTGCCAGGGATTCCGAATCGAGGACAAAGATCCGCTGAACGGTAGACAGGCCTTCCTTCCTGGCAGCGGCAACGAGGTTGCTCTTGGTGGTGATGATGCCGTCCGCCCGGCTCTCTCTGGCAAGATAACGCACCCCGGAGCTGTCCTTGCCGATTCCCTTTATGAGGTCTATATCGACAAAAACGAGCCTGTTGAGGCGCCTGGCCTCATCGACGATTCTGGGGATGTCGAATATCGTACCCCCGAGAAGGAACAACACCCCCACGTTCGGGAACTCGGGGAAAGGTGGATTACCGAGGTCCCTAAGGGCCGCGACCAGCGGCTTCTCTTTCAGAACGGCGAGAAAATCCATGTAAGAGCCTATTTCTCACAAAAGGTCCGGCAAGCAAAGCAGTACAGCGAGGGCAGGCTTCTTGCCCGTTGAGACGACCAAACAGTACTTCCCCGGAGATCGCCGGGCCGTTGAAGCCTGAACTCAGGTGGAGCCCAGACGAGCCCCGCTTTCAGGGTCAAACAGGTGCAATCGCTCCGGGTCACACCTGAGGGGCAGGGTTTCGGCCGTTGCGACCTTCATGACACCCGGCACGCGAACCGTAACAAGGCGTCGATCCTCCCCCAGATGCCCGTGGACAACCGTGTCGGCCCCGAGTGCCTCAATCATGTCGACCTTCAGATGGACCTGGGCCGAGCTCTCCTCCGTCACGACCAGATGCTCGGGCCGGATGCCGAGGGTCACCTGCCTGCCTCCCCGGGCAGAGAGGCTTTCATCCGGAAGGGGCAGGGTCTCCCCTCCAGAGAGCTCGATCCCTCTTCCTCGACTATCCAGCCGTGCCGGAAGAAAGTTCATGGAGGGTGAGCCGATGAAACCGGCGACAAAAATGGTCCTTGGCCGTTGATAGATCTCCAGGGGCGTACCGATCTGTTCAACCACACCGTCCTTCATCACCACGAGGCGGTCACCCAGGGTCATCGCCTCCACCTGGTCATGGGTGACGTAGATACTGGTGATCTTCAGGTCCTCGTGAAGCCTCCGGATTTCAAGTCGCATCTGGACTCGCAGCTTGGCGTCGAGGTTGCTGAGGGGTTCGTCAAAAAGAAAGACCTTGGGCTCCCGTACAATACACCTGCCCATGGCAACACGCTGCCGTTGCCCCCCCGAGAGCTGTCTCGGCTTCCTGTCCAGGAAGTCGGTCAGCTCCAGGATCCTTGCGGCATCGCGGACCCTTCTTTCGATCTCGGGTTTGGGCATGCCCCGTATCCTGAGGCCGTAGGCCATGTTCTTGTAGACCGTCATATGGGGATAGAGGGCATAGTTCTGGAATACCATGGCGATATCCCTGTCGGCGGGTTCCAGGCGGTTGACCACCTTTCCATCGATGGCAATCTCGCCGCTGGTAATCACTTCAAGTCCCGCAACCATGCGGAGCACGGTCGATTTGCCACAGCCAGAGGGACCCAGGATCACGATAAACTCGCCGTCCCTGATCTCGCAGCTTATTCCATGGATAACCTCGGTCTTCCCGAACTTCTTGTACACATCCCTGAGACTGACATCGGCCATAGCCGTACCCCTATTTCTCGGTTTCGGTCATGCCTCGAACAAACTGCTTCTGCATGAAGATGACGACGAGCACCGGCGGGATCATCGCCAGCATGGAAGAGGCCATGATGATGTGCCATTCCGCCTGCCCCTCCCCAACGTCGAGCATCCGCTTGATGCCGATCAGAACCGTGTAGTAACCCTCGTTCGTGGTGATCAGCAGAGGCCAGAGATACTGATTCCAACCGTAGATAAAGAGGATCACGAATAGAGCCGCAATCGAGGTGCGTGACATGGGCAACAGGATATCGAAGAAGAAACGGATAGGGCCGCCCCCGTCGATTCTCACCGCCTCGCAGAGCTCATCGGGCACCGTCATGAAGAACTGGCGAAACAGAAAAGTGGCCGTAGCCGAGGCGATGAGAGGGAGGATCAACCCCGAGTAAGAATCGAGCATCTTGAGATCGGCCGCAACCTTGTAGGTCGGTAGAATACGAACCTCCACAGGCAGCATCAGGGTAATAAAAATCATCCAGAAAAAGAACATGCGGAAGCGGAACCTGAAATAGACGATGGCATAGGCGGCAAGCAGGGAGATGGCAATCTTCCCGAAGGTGATTCCCAGGGCCATGATCAGGCTGTTGAGCATCATCCTGCCCACAGTAGCCCCCACCTCGGTCGTTCCCAGAGTCAGGGCCCGGATGTAATTCTCGATCAGATGCTTTCCCGGCAGAAGGGGAAAGGACGTCGTTATCTCCCCCAGGGTGTGCGTCGAAGCGACAAAGGTGACGTAGATGGGGAAGGCGAGAATCAACATGCCCAGAACCAGCACCGCGTGGGTCAGAAAGGTAAGCCAGGGACGATGTTCAACCATCAACGGCTCCTCTAGTAGTGCACTTTCCGCTCGATATAGCGAAACTGAACAACCGTGAGAGAGATGACGACGATCATCAGAATAACCGACTGAGCCGCGGACCCTCCGAGATCCAAACTCAGAAACCCGTCGTGATAGACCTTGTAGACCATGATGTTTGTGGCGTCGTTCGGCCCTCCTTCGGTGATGGCATGGATCACACCGAAGGTGTCGAAGAAGGCATACACGATGTTCATTACTATCAAGAAGAAGAACGTAGGCGACAGCAAGGGGAAGGAGATCGTCCAGAATCGCTTCAGCGGCGAAGCACCGTCGATGGCCGCCGCCTCGATGAAGGACCTCGGAACGGCCTGAAGCCCGGCCAGGAAGAAGAGAAAATTGTAGGCGATCTCACGCCAGGCGGCTGCGATGACAACCAGGAACAACGCCTGCCCCCCGTTCAGGGTGTGGTTCCAGTCGTATCCGAGGGTCTTAAGATAGAAGGCAACGATCCCCACTGTCGGGTTGAAGAGAAAGTACCACAGCACCGCGGCTACGACGGGAGCAACCGCATAGGGCCAGATAATCAGGGTCTTGTACGTGGTGGCTCCCCGAATGACCCGATCCGCCATTGCAGCGAGAACCAGGGCAACCGACATGGCGATTGCCGCAACCGAGAAACTGAAGACC
This portion of the Deltaproteobacteria bacterium genome encodes:
- a CDS encoding glycerol-3-phosphate responsive antiterminator translates to MDFLAVLKEKPLVAALRDLGNPPFPEFPNVGVLFLLGGTIFDIPRIVDEARRLNRLVFVDIDLIKGIGKDSSGVRYLARESRADGIITTKSNLVAAARKEGLSTVQRIFVLDSESLAGGLNVVVNSRPDAVEILPGLIVPKIMNAIRARTSTPVIAGGLITEEREVEEILASGAVAISTTSYHLL
- a CDS encoding sn-glycerol-3-phosphate import ATP-binding protein UgpC, with the protein product MADVSLRDVYKKFGKTEVIHGISCEIRDGEFIVILGPSGCGKSTVLRMVAGLEVITSGEIAIDGKVVNRLEPADRDIAMVFQNYALYPHMTVYKNMAYGLRIRGMPKPEIERRVRDAARILELTDFLDRKPRQLSGGQRQRVAMGRCIVREPKVFLFDEPLSNLDAKLRVQMRLEIRRLHEDLKITSIYVTHDQVEAMTLGDRLVVMKDGVVEQIGTPLEIYQRPRTIFVAGFIGSPSMNFLPARLDSRGRGIELSGGETLPLPDESLSARGGRQVTLGIRPEHLVVTEESSAQVHLKVDMIEALGADTVVHGHLGEDRRLVTVRVPGVMKVATAETLPLRCDPERLHLFDPESGARLGST
- the ugpE gene encoding sn-glycerol-3-phosphate ABC transporter permease UgpE, which codes for MVEHRPWLTFLTHAVLVLGMLILAFPIYVTFVASTHTLGEITTSFPLLPGKHLIENYIRALTLGTTEVGATVGRMMLNSLIMALGITFGKIAISLLAAYAIVYFRFRFRMFFFWMIFITLMLPVEVRILPTYKVAADLKMLDSYSGLILPLIASATATFLFRQFFMTVPDELCEAVRIDGGGPIRFFFDILLPMSRTSIAALFVILFIYGWNQYLWPLLITTNEGYYTVLIGIKRMLDVGEGQAEWHIIMASSMLAMIPPVLVVIFMQKQFVRGMTETEK
- the ugpA gene encoding sn-glycerol-3-phosphate ABC transporter permease UgpA gives rise to the protein MEKRVVFRHRFLPYLLVAPQIIITLIFFIWPASQAIYQSVLQQDPFGLSSAFVGLANFQQIFTDEIYLHSIYVTVVFSFSVAAIAMSVALVLAAMADRVIRGATTYKTLIIWPYAVAPVVAAVLWYFLFNPTVGIVAFYLKTLGYDWNHTLNGGQALFLVVIAAAWREIAYNFLFFLAGLQAVPRSFIEAAAIDGASPLKRFWTISFPLLSPTFFFLIVMNIVYAFFDTFGVIHAITEGGPNDATNIMVYKVYHDGFLSLDLGGSAAQSVILMIVVISLTVVQFRYIERKVHY
- the glpA gene encoding anaerobic glycerol-3-phosphate dehydrogenase subunit A; amino-acid sequence: MVLEADVIVIGGGSTGTGIARDLGLRGLSCLVLEKSDLASGATGACQGLLHSGCRYVVSDPPSAKECYQENRILREIAASCVEETEGLFVSLPEDGLEYQERFISACGAVGIPVERLSPEEALALEPSLSGELIGAVRVPDGSINPFTLAAENARAAQIHGGTIITHARVDSLLAEGGRVRGVRGTHVRTGEVFEAFSGFVINAAGAWAGQVVRSLGLSIPLVYSKGSILVTSRRLTETVVNRCRPPSDGDIIVPNETTGLIGTTSIQVEDLDRLTVEPDEVRLLLEETARMIPSVGLARLIRAYAGVRPLFMQAGVKNDRQVSRGFVVIDHEEEQGVRGLLSIVGGKMATYRLMAEKAVDAACEKLGVTASCATHLEPLPGSRKHGFVSLAERLRKTSPEERKDPGKDLILCECELVTRREIEKAVIEDGASDLNDIRMLTRMGTGPCQGAFCAYRSLGTLLEAGGAGEGFPDEMLKDFLERRWKGVRPVVEGDQLREEQVAEEIYIGIFGLEKKGPARLSGR